A window from Hemicordylus capensis ecotype Gifberg chromosome 2, rHemCap1.1.pri, whole genome shotgun sequence encodes these proteins:
- the BTBD17 gene encoding BTB/POZ domain-containing protein 17 isoform X1 — MAKVIGVRHAAPRRWACSLAALSLLCLAVQAVQKADLSADSTVATINHSLSLLQRLQELLHNGNGSDTTLRVHTTGSDEIKVFYTHQLMLSLQSEIFESLLHNQTILTLHEPPDSAALFEKFIRYLYCGEISILLHQAIPLHRLASKYRVSSLQRGVAEYMKGHLASESNQGHVVGWYHYAVRIGDEALQESCLQFLAWNLSAVMSSAEWALVSIDLLLLLLDRSDLVLQSELELYTAVEEWVATHQPEDPVVAKMLRSVRYPMISPSHLFHLQKQSPVMVKHYRAVQDLLFQAFQFHSASPIHFAKYFDVNCSMFLPRNYLSTSWGSQWVINNPARDDRSTSFQTQLGPSNHDSAKRVTWNVLFSPRWLPVSLRPVYSDSVSGAIQSIRIEDGRPRLVITPATTSSDFAGVSFQKTILVGVRQQGKVFVKHAYSFHQSTDEVADFLVHADLQKRTSEYLIDNSLHLHIIIKPVYHSLIKIKK; from the exons ATGGCTAAAGTCATAGGGGTCCGTCACGCGGCACCCAGGCGGTGGGCCTGCTCCTTGGCTGCCCTGTCCCTGCTGTGCCTGGCTGTCCAAGCAG TCCAGAAAGCAGACCTCAGTGCGGATTCCACGGTGGCTACCATCAACCACTCTTTGTCACTGCTACAGCGACTACAAGAGCTCCTGCACAACGGGAATGGCAGTGACACCACCCTGCGGGTGCACACAACTGGCTCTGATGAAATCAAGGTTTTTTACACCCACCAGTTGATGCTCAGTTTGCAGAGTGAGATCTTTGAGAGCCTTCTGCACAACCAAACAATCCTCACACTGCATGAACCACCTGACAGTGCTGCCCTCTTTGAAAAGTTCATCAG ATATCTGTACTGTGGTGAgatctccatcctcctccaccaAGCCATCCCTCTTCACCGACTAGCCAGCAAATATCGTGTCTCCAGCTTGCAGCGAGGGGTGGCTGAGTATATGAAGGGCCACCTGGCCAGTGAGTCGAACCAGGGCCATGTGGTGGGCTGGTACCACTATGCAGTCAGGATTGGGGATGAGGctctgcaggagagctgcctccaGTTCCTGGCCTGGAACCTCTCTGCTGTGATGAGCAGCGCTGAGTGGGCCTTGGTGAGCATAgacctgctgctgttgttgcttgaCCGCTCCGACCTGGTCCTGCAAAGCGAACTGGAGCTGTACACGGCTGTCGAGGAGTGGGTTGCCACCCACCAGCCCGAGGACCCTGTTGTGGCCAAGATGCTGAGGTCTGTGCGCTACCCTATGATCTCCCCCAGCCACCTCTTCCATCTGCAGAAGCAGTCTCCAGTGATGGTGAAGCATTACAGAGCTGTGCAGGACCTGCTCTTCCAAGCCTTCCAGTTCCATTCTGCTTCCCCAATCCACTTTGCCAAATACTTTGACGTCAACTGCAGCATGTTCCTGCCTCGCAATTACCTCTCGACCTCTTGGGGCTCCCAGTGGGTCATTAACAACCCAGCCCGAGATGACCGTAGCACTAGTTTCCAGACCCAGCTGGGGCCTAGCAACCATGACTCTGCCAAGCGGGTGACCTGGAACGTCCTCTTCTCCCCACGCTGGCTCCCAGTCAGCCTGCGCCCTGTCTACTCTGACTCTGTCTCTGGGGCCATACAGTCCATCAGGATTGAAGATGGGCGCCCACGTCTGGTTATCACACCAGCCACAACTAGCTCTGACTTTGCTGGGGTCAGTTTCCAGAAGACCATTCTGGTTGGAGTAAGGCAGCAGGGCAAAGTCTTTGTCAAGCATGCCTACAGCTTCCACCAGAGCACAGATGAAGTGGCCGACTTCCTGGTGCATGCCGACTTGCAGAAGCGCACCTCTGAATACCTCATCGACAACTCTCTGCACCTTCATATCATCATCAAGCCAGTCTACCACTCGCTGATCAAGATCAAGAAGTAG
- the BTBD17 gene encoding BTB/POZ domain-containing protein 17 isoform X2, translated as MLSLQSEIFESLLHNQTILTLHEPPDSAALFEKFIRYLYCGEISILLHQAIPLHRLASKYRVSSLQRGVAEYMKGHLASESNQGHVVGWYHYAVRIGDEALQESCLQFLAWNLSAVMSSAEWALVSIDLLLLLLDRSDLVLQSELELYTAVEEWVATHQPEDPVVAKMLRSVRYPMISPSHLFHLQKQSPVMVKHYRAVQDLLFQAFQFHSASPIHFAKYFDVNCSMFLPRNYLSTSWGSQWVINNPARDDRSTSFQTQLGPSNHDSAKRVTWNVLFSPRWLPVSLRPVYSDSVSGAIQSIRIEDGRPRLVITPATTSSDFAGVSFQKTILVGVRQQGKVFVKHAYSFHQSTDEVADFLVHADLQKRTSEYLIDNSLHLHIIIKPVYHSLIKIKK; from the exons ATGCTCAGTTTGCAGAGTGAGATCTTTGAGAGCCTTCTGCACAACCAAACAATCCTCACACTGCATGAACCACCTGACAGTGCTGCCCTCTTTGAAAAGTTCATCAG ATATCTGTACTGTGGTGAgatctccatcctcctccaccaAGCCATCCCTCTTCACCGACTAGCCAGCAAATATCGTGTCTCCAGCTTGCAGCGAGGGGTGGCTGAGTATATGAAGGGCCACCTGGCCAGTGAGTCGAACCAGGGCCATGTGGTGGGCTGGTACCACTATGCAGTCAGGATTGGGGATGAGGctctgcaggagagctgcctccaGTTCCTGGCCTGGAACCTCTCTGCTGTGATGAGCAGCGCTGAGTGGGCCTTGGTGAGCATAgacctgctgctgttgttgcttgaCCGCTCCGACCTGGTCCTGCAAAGCGAACTGGAGCTGTACACGGCTGTCGAGGAGTGGGTTGCCACCCACCAGCCCGAGGACCCTGTTGTGGCCAAGATGCTGAGGTCTGTGCGCTACCCTATGATCTCCCCCAGCCACCTCTTCCATCTGCAGAAGCAGTCTCCAGTGATGGTGAAGCATTACAGAGCTGTGCAGGACCTGCTCTTCCAAGCCTTCCAGTTCCATTCTGCTTCCCCAATCCACTTTGCCAAATACTTTGACGTCAACTGCAGCATGTTCCTGCCTCGCAATTACCTCTCGACCTCTTGGGGCTCCCAGTGGGTCATTAACAACCCAGCCCGAGATGACCGTAGCACTAGTTTCCAGACCCAGCTGGGGCCTAGCAACCATGACTCTGCCAAGCGGGTGACCTGGAACGTCCTCTTCTCCCCACGCTGGCTCCCAGTCAGCCTGCGCCCTGTCTACTCTGACTCTGTCTCTGGGGCCATACAGTCCATCAGGATTGAAGATGGGCGCCCACGTCTGGTTATCACACCAGCCACAACTAGCTCTGACTTTGCTGGGGTCAGTTTCCAGAAGACCATTCTGGTTGGAGTAAGGCAGCAGGGCAAAGTCTTTGTCAAGCATGCCTACAGCTTCCACCAGAGCACAGATGAAGTGGCCGACTTCCTGGTGCATGCCGACTTGCAGAAGCGCACCTCTGAATACCTCATCGACAACTCTCTGCACCTTCATATCATCATCAAGCCAGTCTACCACTCGCTGATCAAGATCAAGAAGTAG